Below is a genomic region from Astatotilapia calliptera chromosome 2, fAstCal1.2, whole genome shotgun sequence.
ATTTAGCACACACTCACAACTGAAGTCAAACTTTTCTCTTTGCCCAAAGCGGTGTGCTATTTTTAGCCGCTGATACTACATTTTTGCTCATGTCAGGGTATTCCGGCCCTCTGAAGGAAATTCCTCGTGAGAAGTTCAACATGACGGTAATCCCCAAATCCTACTGCTCACCATGGATGGAAGCTTTGGGAGACAATGAGGAGCTCCTGAACACCCTCAATACTCAGCTGCCCCAGCCCCCACAAAGACTACAGGCTTCCAACTACAGGTGCTTCAACAGGTAAATCTGCCCTTTCACcccaaataaatcaaaaagTGGTAAATCTTAGTCTGTTAGAAGCCCACAGTTCTACAAATAGTCCCACAGATGACCTCACCACCTTATCCATCACTATCATATCTTCCCGTCGGCTCCGCTCCATGTTTCCATGGTTTGAAAATTAATCCAGTGTCTGGCTTGCACTTCCTTAGGAGTGACGTATCTGTGATGGCTATTTTGAACACTGGCTCTTGAAAAACGATCTACTGAGGGGTTGCAAGCTTTTAAATGGCCCCACAGGACAAACCAGCACACGAAAGAGAATCACGTCTCTCATGGAACACAAGGAATTGCATCACACAAGCGAGGGCAGGACAAAGGTTACGCTTGGGCAGACGGATAAACGGAGAATATATGAAAGACCAACTGGCTTTACTCACTTGAAGCTGTCAGATAAATAAATTCTGACAGCCAGGTTGAAACTGAAGCCAATGTGGAAGGATCTTTTTACACACTTACAGTTATTATGAAGGCTTAATTAAATCTGAACTCTAACAGTGAGAGCAGCAGTGTTAGTAAAGGAGGTCAAGTTCCCCCCCAATGCCtgttaggggtttttttttttaaccgttAAAAGAGCCTTCTGTTTAGAGCAGGGACTTCCAAATTCATATTAGGTATCATGTGAAAGACACCCGCTTTAAGGGAAGGAGTGTAAGCTAACACTTCTAGGTAATGTTCCACCATAAAGTGTTTACTTAACCACAAAAGACTCTTCTTTGTTTCTCAGATCTCCAATGCCATTTGGGGGCGCTGTGGCAAGCAAACGGGTGATCCCGGTGATCAGCTTTGAGGCTGTAGAATCCCAGCAACTTCCTGGCATCGCTCTGGACCGCATGTGCCGTCGCCCCAACTTCAACAGAGCACCCAGGGGATGGGGACCCGATTACTGCCCTGAATCTAATGAACTATGAAGAGAAGCTGACAGACTAAAAGAAGCTAAAGACTGAAACTCTGGCCTATGATCGCTCTTCTCCTCCTACAAAGACGAACCCTCTGTTAATCCTAAAGCACCGcaggggagaagaagaagaaaaaaagtactcCTGCATGATATACAAAGTGGTTTTCTACTGCCGAGTGGATTGATGAGCTGAGGCGAACTCCCAAGTTCATTACACACTCAGTCAAGTCCAGGACAATGCTGCCACAGGCTGATCAGTCCTACCTATTGTTCCTGTTTGTCACCTCGAGCAGTATCTGATCCCATCAATGTCTCAATGTCTGCCTGCCCTCTCCTTTCCCTTCACTCTGCAGCTTTACATCTTCTCTATTAATCAGAAGCTGCCAGACGCCGTTATACAAGTAATGATGAATAATGCACACAGAGACGATGGATGGAAAAAGTTAGCCGTTTTAAtgacaaatgaaaacaatattCAAAGAAAGCCTTACAATAAAGTAAGTCAGATGATGTCAGATAAAAAAGTCAACTGAAATTAACAGAATCTAACTGCATGTTATACTACACACAATGTGACAAATACAAGTTTAACCtaaggaaaaacattttttatatacacacacaatggtTCCTACCACAGGAGGCTTTGAAACCCGCTCttgtttttaaagtcttttaaaaCGTTAGGCTCCGGTGTTCAGATGCCGTTTTGGCTACTTTTTGACAACTTGCAAGATCCTGGTTGTCGTCTCTCCAGACACAGATGGTGCTTCTTCACATCATTCACTGCTCTGCAGGtggagtatttaaaaaaaaaacataacaaaaaaacccGACTGTTTTCTATGCGATGTCCTGCTCCCAGACGTTGCCTTTGGGTTCACCGCCAGTTTGCAATGTGTCCTGACCAGGTTGAATACAAGGAGAAGAGCGACATCTAATAACAGCACGACTTCCCTCTGACTGCTAATCGCCATGACGTGCTCCATGTGCAGCATGGGCACCCATGCGCTGAGGATCCTGAGAGGGGTAGTGGATTTGACCTGGAGGTCTCATGCTCATTGGAGGGGGCATAGGCGGGGCCATGGGACCCATGTGGTGAAACATTGGAGGGCCAAAGCCTAAGGGAGCAAAGGAAATAAACATGCTAAGTATCTACAATTACAAACTGTGTACACCTATGTAAGTGACTAAACCAAGACtgatgcctttaaaaaaaaaaaaaaaaaattcataaactATACTATAAAATACACATTAATAAGTCATAATTTTACCTGGAGGAGGTGGATTGATGCCTGGAGGTGGGGGTAATGCAATGTTCATGACAGCAGGAGAGGAGCTGGGGTCAAGGTTGAAGTAGTTGGCAGGAGGCTCTTCATCTAGAGCTGGCGGTGGAGGCAGAGCTAGTGCAAAGAAGAGCAAAGTTTTAGAAACTAAACAGGAAATGGCAACAGGTCAGCAAGATGTTTTTATGTCCGATTTTGCCAAATTAGCCCAATTCTACACGCACAGATTtcatattaactcattcactgcaattgacgtctatagccgtcaatggcagtgaatgagtcaatgggtttaactcattcactgccaatggctggcagtgaatgagttaattgagagtttgtaaaacaacaaataagaATTAGATGCAGACATCAAACAGCATGCAACAGCTCGCTTTCTCCTCTGCTCGCTGTGTCTGACAGCTGAACCTGAGCTGCAGTACATAcgcagtcacagcagatgaagTGTCCGTTCCACTTGGATTCACATGAAATCTGCAAATGTGGCAACTTCCTCCAAGGTTGTGTGGAGCTGCACACAATCTTATTTGTGCTCTAAAGTGCAACTACcttgaaacactgaaaaaaaggaacGGCAGACTCTTTGCTTTACTCCAAAAGTcacattcactcagctttttttcccctctgcagTGACTCTATTCCCCACCAGTGTCAGTACAGAACTGAAGGTTTAAGGGAGAAAAGCTAAAATGACTGGTGTGGGACAGATGATGAACTGAATAGCTcagtataagataaataaggaacATTTTCAACCCTAAATCAAGCACAGCTGAAATCCTGCCCATACACACCTACCACAAATGCTCAGCGCCGCAAGAACAactctaaatgttcttcatgcacacacacacacatcctcacaCTCTTCGAGACTCACCTCCAGGCAGTCCAGGCACAGGATCAAGTCTGGTACCCATCTCACTGACACCATCTTTGAttccctcctttcctcttgCTGCCTGGGACCTAAATGGGCACACAGCACAAGTCAAACAATGACTAATGACACTGCAACATTCACCATCCAGGACAAAATCAATTTTAAGCCTCCTGCCTGACATAATTTGATTCAACTCTTTCTACATTTCCACTTTGAGTCAAGCATTATGTCAGGGCATTACCTTTAAACATGGCAAATTATCACTTTTAAAATTGACATCTTTACCTAAATGGCTCTCCTTGGTGGGGGTTTATGGGAGTTAAGCTTATAAATCAGATTGCAAAATGATGTTTTGTAATTTACATTGTTATGAGCCCCCTTTAATGGATTCAGTACCTTCTGGTGTTGCTCTTAATATTCACAAAGCTGGACAATGTTTAACTTTTGATCGGATTCTTACCTTCCCCACTTGACAGTGAGTCTTCGTCCGTTAATAATGAGTTTGTTGAAGGACTTTTCAGCAGCCGTTTCAGCTGACTGCCGCGTGGCAAACTGGATGAAAGCGCACTGCTGCCTTTGGACTATGGTAATGGTTCGGATTTCACCAAACTGGTAGAAGTGACTCCTGCAATGACACAAAatagtgaaataaaaatactttgtAAATTTTGCTGTGTTGCAGTAAGTAGAAATAACAATATCCGCTTGTGGCTGTAACCCTCTAGCCGGCAACAACAGCTGTCTAGCCTAATAATACATGTAGCGGAAGCTTTAGAAGAGTTTATTAAGCAGGCACGAAAGATAAGTGTTACCAATTTAGAATCTGACCAAACGTGACATATGACCAcaatctcttcttcttttcctgacTTATTTCTTTGAGTAAAAGTCAGCAAATTGCTCTCGTAGAACATCCCATCAGCATTTTGTATTACTGCCAAACGCCCTTGCTATGCATCGCGGAGAAGGAACAAATATACATATGCTACGATCATTACAGTGTAATGCTATGATACATTATATTGTGGCAACATTCTATTCTGACACTGCACCGATCAATTGAACTGTCAAATGTACAACAATAAACGACTGTgggatttctataaaatatTCCTATAGGCCATATAAATGTCGGCACTCACAGGGCCCTAGGCAATGTTTATACAAAGTTTCATCAAGATTAGTGCACTTGTGTTGGAGGCGATAAGGAGCATGCAAAGATACATACGCTATGATCATTTTAGTATAATTAGacatttgtattttgtattattcTAACCAGCTCATCTTTGTTTGTGCCTGATTTAAATAGTGATGAGAGAGATAAGATAGGAATGGAACAGATGGATGAATAGACAGCCAAAAACACAATGCCTCCAGCCACAGCTGTCCCGGGCATCGAGGCATAACAATAAATTATCACAGCAAGCTGTAAAAGAGGTCATTATGAAACAGAAATGCTTACTTGAGGTCTCCATCTGTAACAGTGTCTCCCAACCCCCCAATGTAGAGAGTGGTGATGGATTTGTCCTCTGGTGGGTCCAGTCGGGGCATAGTTGAAGCCCGCTTTAGTAATTTGTCAGCCACTGGGTCATTGATGCCATAGTAACGATCCTTTATGTTTTGGTCTGCTAGAGGGTCATCAGGATCTGTGGGCTTCTCATGCCTGTGTAAAGAGggcaacagaaaaacaataaatatgatATGAAACTTCAACTAACCCATAGCGATGTCTTAATATATGTGAGCTGATATCAAAAGAAAGAATCAGCTCCATGGAGACTAGCATCATGGCACTCACCTGTAGGGACATTCCTCCCCTCTCTTACACTCTCCCTTGACCCAGAAGGAGCAGATGTGTGGCCGGTTCCTCTTGTAATATGGTGTGGTCCGAGCCAACTTCAGCAACATATCACTAGAACTTGGAGCCTTACCAAGCTGGCCCACTGGCCGAGTGCCATCGGAATTGGCTATCTGTAAACAAAGAAGTCCAGAGAGGCATGATGGATGGAAAATCTCTCTTATGTTTgcttgaaaaaaaacccactggaTCAGACATTGGACCAGTAAAGACTGTTATCACTGTGCAAGCATaacaacttaaaaaataaacaaacccaaaccaaaacaaacaaacaaaaaaatcatactGCAGTCATGAGAAAGGAGCTTACCTCTCTCTCCATGTTCTGTGTGTAGTACTCTTTATTCACATCTGACCGAGGAACCTCATCTTTAACGGAGAGTCCAGTGTCTCGGACTTGGATAGGCAAACCTGTCAAACACAAGATATGACAGGAGGGTTACGCTCAGAACTATATAAATGAGGAGCTCATGAAATCTGCACAGCGACAAAACCCAGAGGAGACTCACCATACTCCAGGTCCAGCAGACATGTCtgacaaacatttttcattttactgcAGGTCTGACAGACTTCTGTCTTTTTGAAACGCATCCGTGTTCCTGGACACCATCGGAACACTGTAAAGGGCCGAGCACAGATCTGATAGGCGGAGAGCAACgtattagaatagaatagccctttattgtcatgcATCAAAAAGGCCTGTACAATGTGGGCTAAATATGTACAATTTAAACAGTTAAggcaccccccccccaaacaaaaacaaaaaaaacataccttGCATTCTTTCCCATATTTTTCCTTGGTCTGTAAAACAAAGCATGACCATATTTGGACTTGCACATTTGCTGGTATTAACACTACAAGCAAATAGTTTTGAATTTGCTATGAAAGCACAGGGATGCTCACTCACCATACGAATGTAAGGATTTTCTCCTAAACATGTCTGACACAAAATTGGAAAATCCTGAGGAGAAAGAAGAACCGTGAAAATCAAGCACTGTAATCTTCGGTTTATCCAACAATTCCTTGAATTAAGTTATTCAACAGACCGACTTGGCTCCCCATCTCTGCTTCACCTTCTGCTGTGAGCACCTTGGCACACGTACAGGTAAGACTGAATACAAGACGTGCTATGGGACCTATTTTGCCATCTGTTAAAGGATGCTGTTTCAGTCCAAGTGCTGGGTGCTGAAAACGGCCTTGCCCTAATCCGTCTCACAGACAGCATCAGCCAAACATCTAAATATAGGCAGATCTTATGGCTGAAGCGACATCTACATAATCTAGGGTTGCAAAGTTTATAGACTAGCATCTTAACAAAACCAACATTGGATAAATGCCCTGTGGTGTCATAGCTCAATAAGGGAAACTGATTTGTTGCCTTATAGGGTAAGTAATGTTTAGGTAGGTCACAAACACGTTTTTTGTTTCTAACTAAGGACTGGTCTGTTTGTGACCTTATATAACAATCAGTCGCTGTTGAATTTACCCAGTAGTGTAAAGACTTTATTTTTAGACTAAATTTTCTCTAATATTTTCGCCGCTGTCAAACCTGCCTAACAAGAAGGTTCGTTTTTTCAGTGTCACTTAGAGCGGTTCCACCCAGGATGATGTGGCTTTTTTCGTTTCCTCATATTCATTTATATAAGCAAATTTTCACCCGCCTACCATCGTTTTAGCATTGTTAGCCTGCTAGTGCTGGCCTTTATAGGTGCAGCCAGTTAACTATCACACAGCGCAGGGTTAGGTTACGTTAGCAATGATAGCTGTAAGCTCAGTCACTGTCGTTTTTACTACACTCTATAATATGGTCTCGTTGGATCCAGTGGAAAAAGGTATGTTCCATGAACTAATGTAAAATATCGAAAGCAATAATGTACACAGGTGAGCTAATGAAGCTAGCAGCCACGCTTCTACAACTAGCTACCGCTAGCTAGCGGAAGGCTAACTATCGAGAAAACTGACTAGTTTAATAAAAAGCTAGCGTGTTTCGCGATTATATTAACTCGTGAAATGAAACGTAACATAATGTGCTTCAATCATTGAAACCACTCGGCAACATATAACCCCAATAAAACGTACCGCGTCTTCCCAGTTCTGTCTGTTGTAAGTGTTGGAGCCTAGGGAAGTCGCCATTTTGCAGACTGTGGATCAACCGGAACGGGTTGCCAGGTCTGTGCGTGAAAAACCACCCCAATAGCCAATCAAAACTGGCGCCCACATCAGCCAACGCTGGTAGCGGTACAGGCAGCGGCTGGCAGAGAGTACCTGTAAGTGGATGACATGTGAACTAGAACCAGTTTGCTGGGATATGTAAACATGTATATAACTGCTTAGTCATGTATGCATTGTTTCAtttcaaaaatgaatttgtaTTTATAGATGTACATGTAAGTTCCTTCGAAATGTGTCTACTTAACCAATAATTTTTACCCTGCAGCATTTTAACTGTAGCCCAGTTCCGGGAAAACTGCAGAACTGGCAACCCTGCAGACCTCGCTCTACACTGGGCGAAAGGcgacacatttttaaattgactattgtttttacttttaagtcTAGGATGTGTTCTATCAGGAGTCAGTTTGAGGATGTGTTGCGTTTAGCGGGATGTGGGAATCTTGTGTAGTCTGCGAGACTACAAAAGCCCACAATGCACCGCGGGCCAGATAGCCACGTTTCACCTAAGGATGTCGCTCTATTTCAAGAAACTATCAGGTTTAcgataaaataaaatgggaacGTAAATATCAGAGAATAACTGTCAGTATAGTAGAAATACTAACCCCGACTCGTCCATCTGCACCTTGGGTGTAAACCTGAgcgtgtttttgttgtgtgctTTTCCCTTTGGCTCTATGACACGAACTGTTAATTGTGAAGGTGTATAATATTAATTTACCCCAAAAACAGAAAACGCAACTGGTGTTTTTTGAGTatgtcttaaaaaaaatcagtgaccTAATATGATATGGCTTACAGCCTGTGGGGAGgtttaaaatgactttaatgCTTTATTTGCTTAACTGAGGTGCTGATACAGAGATATTTGTTGTAAACAAAGGCTGTAAAGCGCTATTTCCGGAGACAGGGAAAAAcagaagacagacagactgCTTGGTTGATGTGTGAGAGCTCGTGTAGGCCAATTGTGTcctcgacacacacacacacacacacacacagtttgtctATCCACCTGCTCTGATTCAGGTCAGGGTGTCTTTGCGGTGTGAAACTCCAATTAGTGGGCCAAAGGATGCTGAAGATTACAGATGGCAACTAAGTCCCTAATGTTTATTTAAGGTCAGAGAGGTTGTGGAGTCAGAGGGCAGGGATTAGATGGAGGTCTGGAGCACTGGCAGCATGCAGCTGCCCTTTAGCAAGTCAAGATGAAGCGTCTGGGATTCTTTATGATCACCTCCAAGTGGAAAATCCCCATgttgtcctttttcttttgatCTCTTACCTAGATTTAGGATTTCAAGTGTAAACTGGTTGAATTCTATCAGATAGGTGGCTCCATTTGTTAATGATTGAGGGTTTGAGTAATCATATTTACATAATAGGGGAGCAGAAATTTCCACTGGCCTTgtcctgttgtttttcttcaaatggGGTGAACAGACAGTCTCTTGCCCTATAGCACAACAAAGCAAACCTTTTGGGCACAGCCCTTTTGTCCTAATGAGTTTTCTGACCCTTTCTCCTTGATCATGTGAGCCAGTTGTTTTGAAGAACGGCTTTGTCTCGGATTAACCGGCCTGTAATTAAAATCACCAACTGCAAGAGTCACAAGGTCAGAGGACGTGTAGGTGTGCTGCCGCATCTCAGATGCTTCGTGTTACAGAGCTGCTTCAAGAAGTCATCGCCTTGATACTGTGTGAATCTGTTTGGCACATGACACGACAGACAGTTGGTTGTTATTTAGGCTATTATGGACCGTCGTCACCAGTTTTATTGCAGATGATTCAAAGATATTGATGTTTGCTGTGAAATGTTTTGTATTATTAAGCATCACCAAGACTATGGTTGCAAATACAAGTATTCCATTAGACATATCCTTCACAAGATAATGAAAATACCGTAGTGTGAAAGGATAACTGTAGTAATGCAGTGATAAAGCCACTATGACTCAACACTGTGTAAGTGCTTCTTATAAGGAAACAGAGACTGATGCAAAACCGGTTAAATGACCTAAATGTTGGCTCCTTGTGCGCATAGCATTCCTTTCCCTCAACTACCCCTTttcctaaaaaaatatatcaaaaacTTTTAAGTGCAATTGTAATAGTTTTCGACAAATGTGGAAGCACAAGAAGACAAATAATCTCCGCATTGTCGATCAGGGACGCTCCCGCAGTAATCTCCTGCAGGAACAAGATCGCACAGTGATTTCTTTGAGGAGTTCTGTAgcttgcatgcatgcatgcgcaTATCAGAAGGAGGAAAAATGCGCCGCGCTGGCGCCTCCTGACGACAGTTATGGGCTACTGCCTGTGCACAGAGCTGCAGGAGAGAGGGTCTTTCTCACATTTCCCGATTTCTCCCAGCCGAGTCCGCTCTGCCCGCTTCCACATCACGGCCGACAGCAAACCGAGACGACGTGAGCCCGACGCGCTTAAATCACCACATTCAACCCGGCCGGCCTCCTGTGCACAACATCCGTGCGTCGTCACATACGGACAAGGTGAGTGAAAATCGACACGACCGCACGGAGCGTCGCGGTGTTTTTGCTATTTGGTAGGCGACCGAAAGCCTCGTCGCTCGGTCTCCCCAGGCCAGGCTAGTTGTCTGGCGCAGACGGAGATGAGGCCAGTTTTTTTTCGGCCtgatctccctctctttctctctctgcccaCTAGCTGGGAACATAAAGCCCCGGCGTTGTTATTATGGTGGCGGCCCCTCGGCACAGATTTCACGCTCGTCCACGTAGCAGCGGTGATCGAGGGGCTAACGTTATTGTCGTGGAGCGCGTCGGGTGGAAGTTTGTGCTCAGGATAGAACCGCTCCGTGATTTTCACGGGAATTCCTTTATCGAGGGGACCAGACGGCACAGCTCGGCACCGAGCAGAACTGCTTTCTACAACTTTGTGGCTCAGTGTGCACGGTGTTAGGAAATTATCGCCCTCCCATAAGTTTGCGCTATCCGGCCGCAGTGTTAACAGCAGACCTGTTACAGTGCTGTGGTTAAAAAGGCGAACGATAGTGTGCGTAAAATAACAGATTTATGCGAGTGTCTGCTGCGCGTGGCAGAGGTGGACAAAAGATTAGCACGGGAGTGTAACTAGTGCTTTAATATGACTTCATTTGATTTAGGtgatcatatttttttcttgaaacTTGCTTGTTCAAAGCTGTTATTATGGGATTTATCAGATACCTGTAGGAGTCATCTAAATGCTGgtgtttgtttattgatttTTCTAATTTACTAACTGTTTACAACTAATAATGTGAAGCTGATTAGGTCAAATTATTAACCAGATGAGGGGTTTTTTGTATTCTGAGAAAGTGGGACATTTTCAAATGCACGAGAAATGCACCCGGTTCTGATATGTTTACATGTGGCTTGGTGGTTGTTGTAAAAGGGCTCCAGCCATGCACAGAAGGAAGGCTCAGATACGATTTGTGTCTTCTCTCTGTGAGCCTGCTTTGTTGCTCTTGTCTGGCGTAAAATGGAGCAAATGCATGCCTCCACCAAGCACCGCATCCGTTAAAAACtataaacacttaaaaaaaaaaaaagaaaagagagaaaaaaggggggTAGGCAGTCCAGACCTGCCTGAAATCTGTTGCCTTGGGGCGTTGGAGCATGGAAGTGTGCACCTCAAGTGACTAAGAGATTACTAAAGAACAGTGACTCACGCTCAGAATGTATTTGGCAAAGTCACAAGGACTTTCCCTGCATTTTGCCTCAGCTGCAGAGCAAATTTTTGCAAGTGAAAAGCAGTGCCCTGCTGATTTTATGTATCAAGAGATTCATTTGACCATtgcttaacttttttttcttttccttttttgctatTCCCAAGCCATGTGTTGTTTATCAAATGTCCCACCCTGCAtctgtggagagagagagagagaaaaaaagtgggGCTTATTCCATTTtcagattatatttttttaaggagtgaggttgctgtcatttgtttgtCAAAATTTTGTGGAAAGCCAGATCCTAAGTTGTGTTCTATTTATCCGTGCCAACTGTTTGTCTGGTTGTTCTAACCCTCCATCTGACTGCTCCCACTGGCTGCCAACCATGCTGTGATCTAGCGCTTTCAGCTGATGAAGGCTGCCACTGCTGCCGCATCCATTTGATCATATATCAACATCTTTTCACTTAGATATACCTGTGAAACAGCGCAGCAGGGCTACAATGCctacacgcgcgcacacacacacatacacgcaggTTGATAAAATAGCGCGGGTATGATGCTGTATGACAGATCGCGTCACCGAGGCGCGTCTTGAGCGTTTATCAGAATGAGGCATGATCACAGGCAGTATGTCATTGTAGATTTTAAGGTTTTAACAGGGAACAGAGGGAGATCGGCTGTCGATCAGAGGCTCCAGCCCTTCGTCGTTGCTTATCTCCTTGTAGAGGTGGATGTAAATTTAATTGTAAGCAGTAACTATCATCACATTTAAAGCTATGTGCAGTAATTGTTGGGAGCTGCAGGGCCCAACAACTTGCCAGCGCTTGTATTTTTCCATGTCACTGCTCCTTGTAGCTCCACTCTGTGTGTGGGGGGCAGACCTCTCTTTAGTGTGAGGCCGAAGCCAGGCATCTTTCCAAACTCAACTCCCCCCCCAACAACCCTCAACCTTCTCTGCTGGTTATAAGCACTGCTTTGTGCCACAGAGCTGCTCCCTATGGTTTTTATTCACATATTACTACAACACCACTAGCTCCACAAGATACTGGAATCTGCAATTCGACGTAAACCCAGCTAGAGCCTGCTGTCTGACAGACAAAGTCAGATGTTCCCTCATTAAAATGAAGCTTTTGGATTAATAAGCCAGAGTTCGAGAGGCAGATTGCGCCACTGTAGCCTCTAAAAAGTAGATTGCGTTTAAGTGTCTTTTCTGTCCCGGAATGTGGAGGTGGCATTTTTGGGCTTAGGCTGGGCTACCATGAGGCGTATTGGAGAGCAGGAGAAAAGTAAATACATTTCAGACAGCGCAGCACAACCGAGTATTAGCAAATGATCCGATATCATCTGTAATCCTCGGGAAAACCTGGAGAGTTGTCTTTGAATGGCGCTAGCGTCCATCCAGACAG
It encodes:
- the rbm22 gene encoding pre-mRNA-splicing factor RBM22; this encodes MATSLGSNTYNRQNWEDADFPILCQTCLGENPYIRMTKEKYGKECKICARPFTVFRWCPGTRMRFKKTEVCQTCSKMKNVCQTCLLDLEYGLPIQVRDTGLSVKDEVPRSDVNKEYYTQNMEREIANSDGTRPVGQLGKAPSSSDMLLKLARTTPYYKRNRPHICSFWVKGECKRGEECPYRHEKPTDPDDPLADQNIKDRYYGINDPVADKLLKRASTMPRLDPPEDKSITTLYIGGLGDTVTDGDLKSHFYQFGEIRTITIVQRQQCAFIQFATRQSAETAAEKSFNKLIINGRRLTVKWGRSQAARGKEGIKDGVSEMGTRLDPVPGLPGALPPPPALDEEPPANYFNLDPSSSPAVMNIALPPPPGINPPPPGFGPPMFHHMGPMAPPMPPPMSMRPPGQIHYPSQDPQRMGAHAAHGARHGD
- the LOC113036213 gene encoding myozenin-2-like isoform X2, with translation MMMQSDVNHMTKQRLLQTKGLSKEVRGGLNLGKKISVPKDVMMEELNLLSNRGSRMFQERQKRAERFTVESAANTSNVYAEPIPTQQVIQEVQAGKENQAFSIPGYSGPLKEIPREKFNMTVIPKSYCSPWMEALGDNEELLNTLNTQLPQPPQRLQASNYRCFNRSPMPFGGAVASKRVIPVISFEAVESQQLPGIALDRMCRRPNFNRAPRGWGPDYCPESNEL